In the Magnolia sinica isolate HGM2019 chromosome 15, MsV1, whole genome shotgun sequence genome, one interval contains:
- the LOC131227762 gene encoding uncharacterized protein LOC131227762 isoform X1, whose translation MRIRNRSMQLSFSLSLPPLTPSDLLPHDKQDQDQEDPLTVPKETRSGLHPMAHHLNDRSDGLNSILMINKGCCMVSPPIAEQLEAIGGKEKEEEERWSAGEEGCMRNANVDCEGLQTTSNLSFSCPAAGRWQEEERAFPLKKRKGSIDWGVKEETTTEKENNNNNNNNKTNKKLEGVWIHGNVKKKKGKASVAKEGSRCSRVNGRGWRCSQQTLVGYSLCDHHLGKGRLRSMASVRSGVSAVVVAPTNSSSSSNNNVENDNDRLSLLSSLSQGEEKLVMMLKNKKKKNGMVKARSISSLLARASTPRKNSLK comes from the exons ATGAGAATCCGCAACAGATCCATGCAActgtccttctctctctctcttccacccCTAACACCCTCAGATCTACTACCCCATGATAAACAAGATCAAGATCAAGAAGACCCACTAACAGTACCCAAGGAAACAAGATCTGGGTTGCACCCAATGGCGCACCACCTGAATGATCGATCCGACGGCTTAAATTCCATATTGATGATCAACAAGGGATGTTGCATGGTCTCTCCCCCCATTGCCGAACAATTAGAG GCCAtaggaggaaaagaaaaggaagaggagGAGAGATGGAGTGCAGGAGAAGAGGGTTGTATGAG GAACGCAAACGTGGATTGTGAGGGTCTACAGACCACTTCAAACCTCTCATTTTCTTGTCcag CAGCTGGGAGATGGCAAGAAGAAGAGAGAGCATTTCCATTGaagaagagaaaaggaagcaTTGACTGGGGAGTTAAAGAAGAGACTACAACAGAGAAAgagaacaataacaacaacaacaacaacaaaacaaacAAGAAGTTGGAAGGAGTTTGGATCCATGGCAATGTCAAGAAGAAGAAAGGCAAAGCTTCTGTAGCAAAAGAAGGTTCGAGGTGCAGCCGTGTAAATGGGAGAGGGTGGAGATGTTCGCAACAGACCCTCGTTGGATATTCATTGTGCGATCACCATCTTGGAAAGGGAAGGTTAAGAAGCATGGCGAGCGTCCGCAGCGGCGTCTCCGCCGTAGTAGTTGCACCAAcgaatagcagcagcagcagcaacaacaatgtGGAGAACGACAACGACAGGTTATCATTGCTATCCTCATTGTCACAAGGAGAAGAGAAGTTGGTGATGAtgctgaagaataagaagaagaaaaatggaatggTGAAGGCAAGATCCATAAGTAGCTTGTTAGCTAGGGCAAGCACACCAAGGAAAAATAGCCTCAAGTAG
- the LOC131227762 gene encoding uncharacterized protein LOC131227762 isoform X2 produces MRIRNRSMQLSFSLSLPPLTPSDLLPHDKQDQDQEDPLTVPKETRSGLHPMAHHLNDRSDGLNSILMINKGCCMVSPPIAEQLEAIGGKEKEEEERWSAGEEGCMRNANVDCEGLQTTSNLSFSCPAGRWQEEERAFPLKKRKGSIDWGVKEETTTEKENNNNNNNNKTNKKLEGVWIHGNVKKKKGKASVAKEGSRCSRVNGRGWRCSQQTLVGYSLCDHHLGKGRLRSMASVRSGVSAVVVAPTNSSSSSNNNVENDNDRLSLLSSLSQGEEKLVMMLKNKKKKNGMVKARSISSLLARASTPRKNSLK; encoded by the exons ATGAGAATCCGCAACAGATCCATGCAActgtccttctctctctctcttccacccCTAACACCCTCAGATCTACTACCCCATGATAAACAAGATCAAGATCAAGAAGACCCACTAACAGTACCCAAGGAAACAAGATCTGGGTTGCACCCAATGGCGCACCACCTGAATGATCGATCCGACGGCTTAAATTCCATATTGATGATCAACAAGGGATGTTGCATGGTCTCTCCCCCCATTGCCGAACAATTAGAG GCCAtaggaggaaaagaaaaggaagaggagGAGAGATGGAGTGCAGGAGAAGAGGGTTGTATGAG GAACGCAAACGTGGATTGTGAGGGTCTACAGACCACTTCAAACCTCTCATTTTCTTGTCcag CTGGGAGATGGCAAGAAGAAGAGAGAGCATTTCCATTGaagaagagaaaaggaagcaTTGACTGGGGAGTTAAAGAAGAGACTACAACAGAGAAAgagaacaataacaacaacaacaacaacaaaacaaacAAGAAGTTGGAAGGAGTTTGGATCCATGGCAATGTCAAGAAGAAGAAAGGCAAAGCTTCTGTAGCAAAAGAAGGTTCGAGGTGCAGCCGTGTAAATGGGAGAGGGTGGAGATGTTCGCAACAGACCCTCGTTGGATATTCATTGTGCGATCACCATCTTGGAAAGGGAAGGTTAAGAAGCATGGCGAGCGTCCGCAGCGGCGTCTCCGCCGTAGTAGTTGCACCAAcgaatagcagcagcagcagcaacaacaatgtGGAGAACGACAACGACAGGTTATCATTGCTATCCTCATTGTCACAAGGAGAAGAGAAGTTGGTGATGAtgctgaagaataagaagaagaaaaatggaatggTGAAGGCAAGATCCATAAGTAGCTTGTTAGCTAGGGCAAGCACACCAAGGAAAAATAGCCTCAAGTAG